TGCGAAACATGGACAAGAGGAGAGGCAGCACGCCCTTCCCTATGAACATGGCCAACTTGCATAGGAGAAGCATGCCGGTGGACGACCGGGACCTGCACGCCACCACCGTGCCTCAAAGCGGACAAAGCGACGAGCTGTCCAAGCTTCTACGCTGCACCTACTCCCCGAACGAGCAGCACCGGGGCAGTTGTGCCTCTGACTCCTCGGACTCGGTCATCTCCACCGGCAGCGAGGCTGACTCGCAAGTGTACAAAGTAGTTCTCCTCGGGGAGCACGGAGTAGGGAAGTCGAGCCTGGCACGCGTCTTTGGAGGACTGGAGGATGCTGGTCACGATGCCGATGAAGCAGGTAAATGATGGGGATGCAGACGATGAGTCATCATCCATTACACAGCATGTGTCACCTGCACAAAGGTCAATTAGTCATGCCACTGTATATTCATTTTTGGGCTGTGCCTTATCTCGTATGAGGTACAAAACCAAAAGAAAACGGCCACCTTCTATTTTTGTAGCTATAACAGCTGTGTGAATCGGCGGTGGATTGGCTTCTTATTGCTGCACGCAAGAGTGTGCATGTATTGATTATTGCTATTTCCATCTCCACCCAGCCACCAGCGCTGCAGTCTGCTGTCACACACAAATCGAATAACATAACactaagaaaaaatatgttgtactAGACTAGtgatcagggatgtccaaagtgtggtccagGGTTTGTTTgatattggcctgtggcacattgtgGGGGGAAATGAAGCCAAAAAatcccagcaaaaatgggaaaatagtgcaaaaaggcacaatttcaagagaaaaggctgaaatatcgatacaatttttttttacaaatagtaataaatatataaaaatattatttgatcTGTGGAAAgggtttggacatccctgccagTGTGATGGCTGAGGTGATCATCTCAAAAATGCACACTGCAAGAAGATGAAATGTGCTGACATGAATTGATTATTTTTGTGTAACATATTACTTATTTCCTCCCTCAGGAAACACGTATGACAGATCCATTATGGTcgatgaggaagaagcggcTATTATGCTGTATGACATATGGGAACAGGTGAGGTTCATGTATACATGTTGATATCacatcacatacagtaaatgcatcACACATTTAATCATGTATGAAGCTGACAATTGGACTGTTGTTTTCTATGAAGGATAACAGCCAGTGGCTAAAGGAGCAGTGTATGAGGATGGGCGACGCCTACATCATTGTGTACTCAGTGACGGACAAATCAAGCTTCGAGAAGGCATCAGAGCTGCGGATTCAGCTGCGCAGAGCCAGACAATCTGAAGATATTCCGATAATCCTTGTGGGCAACAAGAGTGACCTGGTGAGGTCCAGAGAAGTGTCAGTAGATGGTAAGTCAGAGTCATTTAACCTTCCGTAAGGCATTATTCAAAGAAATGTCAATAAGCATCTAGTATTTGAGGCGTTTGTGATCAAATCTGGCTTAATATCATCGTTTCTTCAgagtaaatgtgaaaaatgtcagTGTTCATCTTCTCAGAGAATTAACACTTCCTTCATTCTCTTCAGAGGGAAGTGCTTGTGCAGTGGTGTTCGACTGCAAGTTCATCGAGACGTCAGCCTCCCTTCACCACAACGTGCAGCACCTGTTTGAGGGCATCGTCAGACAAATCCGCCTGAGGAAGGACAGCAAGGAGGAGAATGCTCGGCGCATGGCTAACTGCAGGCGGCGAGAGAGCATCAGCAAGAAAGCCAAAAGATTTCTGGGCCGCATAGTAGCACGCAAGAACAAGAAGATGGCTTTTAGGCAAAAGTCCAAGTCCTGTCATGACCTCACAGTTCTCTGAGAACCAGATGTGACTCAAGGACTATTATTTTCTTTGGCCTCTGAAGACCCAAcgctgtgtgttttttaatttgaacACTAACGGACTAATAGAGctgtacaaatatatatttttaattttcagaCACCAAAAGTGAAGACTTGATTAATAGAAGACTGACATCACTTGTCATATCATGGCGTTCGCATGCATGAAGCtttgcatatttatttgaaatatgatATGGTCAGTTGTGTGACAAATCCACAAAAGCGTTGCTTTTTTCCCAATCGGTTGCAAAGATTGCCTTTCCTTTTTTAATGGAAGGGACCGATGTATAAATTGTGACATGAATGATGCTGAATGCAACATACATACATCTCATTATGCTCAAGGACATAAAGCATCACAATACATTGTAGTGGAGTCGCGTATACTGTACTTGAAAGGTGGTACGCAGGTTCGTGCCTCAGCCAAGTTCAATGAAGCCACAGCTCAAAGAGAAATGTTGTCAGTTGTTGTTTAACACTTCTAAGCTCAGTTTGTGAAGCAATAAGTTATATTTGTCttgtagacattttttt
The sequence above is a segment of the Dunckerocampus dactyliophorus isolate RoL2022-P2 chromosome 3, RoL_Ddac_1.1, whole genome shotgun sequence genome. Coding sequences within it:
- the rrad gene encoding GTP-binding protein RAD, which encodes MTLNKSDRLRNMDKRRGSTPFPMNMANLHRRSMPVDDRDLHATTVPQSGQSDELSKLLRCTYSPNEQHRGSCASDSSDSVISTGSEADSQVYKVVLLGEHGVGKSSLARVFGGLEDAGHDADEAGNTYDRSIMVDEEEAAIMLYDIWEQDNSQWLKEQCMRMGDAYIIVYSVTDKSSFEKASELRIQLRRARQSEDIPIILVGNKSDLVRSREVSVDEGSACAVVFDCKFIETSASLHHNVQHLFEGIVRQIRLRKDSKEENARRMANCRRRESISKKAKRFLGRIVARKNKKMAFRQKSKSCHDLTVL